CCTCGCGCTCGGCCGCGGCGAGCGTGCCGGCGATCGTCGCGCCCGCGGCGTTGCGGTGCCCGCCGCCGCCCCAGCGCGCGGCGAGCGCGGCGACGTCGATCGCCCCCTTGCTGCGGAAGCTCAGGCGGACCGTGCCCGCCGTGACCTCCTTGAAGCAGACCGCGAGCACCGCGGTGTCCAGCGAGCGCGGATAGCCCGCCCACTCCTCGCTCTCGGCGGGCGAGGCGAGGGAGGCCAGCAGGCGCCGCGGCAGCGTGATCCAGGCGATCCGGCCGCCGGCGGCGCGGCGCAGGCCCGCCAGCGTCTGCCCGAGGGCCCGCAGCGTCTCGTAGGGGACGGACTCGTAGACCGCCTGCGCTATGCCGGCCGTGTCGATGCCGGTGCCCACCAGGGCGCTGGCGATCCGGAAGGCGCGCGGCGTGGCGTTGCCGTGGCGGAACGAGCCGGTGTCGGTGAGGATCCCGGTGTAGAGGGCCGTGGCGATGTCCCCGTCGGCGCGCACGCCGAGTCCCGCCGCGAGCCCGTGGACGATCTCCGACGTCGAGCAGGCGTCCGGCACGACCCAGTTGAGGTCGCCGAACCCGGGGTTCGTCGCGTGGTGGTCGATGTTCACCACCGGCAGCGGCGGGCGCGGGTCGAGCAGGCCGCTGGCGCGGCGCGCATCCCCGCAGTCCAGGACGATCACCGCGCGGTAGCGCCGCCAGTCGCGCGGGCGTCGGTCGGTGATCGCGTCGGCGCCGGGGAGAAACCGGTACACGCGGGGCACCGGGTGGCTGTTCACGATGTCCGCGTCCGCGCCGCGGCGGGCGAGGATCAGGCGCAGGGCGCACTGCGAGGCGACCGAGTCGCCGTCGGGGTTGACGTGGCTCGTGAGCAGGAACCGTCCGCCGCCGCGCAGCAGCCTGAGGATCGCGGCGCGGTCGCGCCTCATGCTCCGCCCTCCGTGTCGCCGGGACCGCCTTCGCCCTCCCCGCCGCCCGGGGCGCCGCCGTCGCGCTCGCGCTTGAGCTGGTCGAGGACCTCGGCGATGTGCACGCTGTGGGCGATCGAGCGGTCGTGCACGAAGCGCAGCTCCGGGATCCGCCGCGCCTGGATGCGGTGCATCAGCTCGCCGCGGATCATTCCCGCCGCGTGGCGCAGCGCCTCGAGGGTGTCCGGCGCCTGCGCCTCGTCGAGCAGGCTGACGTGGATCTTCGCGCTGCGCAGGTCCTCCGTCGTCTCCACGCGCGTGAAGCTGACAAAGCCGATGCGCGGGTCCTTGAGCCCGTGCTGGACGATGTCCGAGAGCTCCTCGAGGAGGAGCTTGTTGAACCGCTCGCTGCGCCGGTACTGTTTCACCGCGTTGCCCCCCCTAGAGGATCTCGACGCTCACGTCCTCGACGCTCGCGAGGTTGAGCCCCTCGACGAACGTCGCGACGTGCGCCAGCGTGCGCTCGACCATGTCGCGGTCCTTGTTCACGCAGGCCACCCCCAGCGTCGCGCTCTGCCAGAGGTCGAGGTCGTCGACCTCGGCTATCGAGACGTTGAAGCGGTTGCGCACGCGGTCCTTGATGCTCCTGAGCACCTGTCGCTTCCCCTTGAGGTCGTGGTTCTCGGCGATGGCGAGCCCGATGGTGCAGATGCCGACGACCATGCCCGTGCGCCGCCGCCCGCCCCGTCAGGCGCCCCTAGGCGAGCGTCGGCGCGACCTGCACCTGGGTGAAGGCTTCGATGACGTCGCCCTTCTTCAGGTCGTTGAAGTTCTCCACCGAGATGCCGCACTCGTAGCCGGCGGCGACCTCGCGCACATCGTCCTTGAAGCGGCGCAGCGAGCCGATCTTGCCGGTGTAGACCACGATCCCGTCGCGGATGACCCGCACCTCCGCGGTGCGGGTGACCTTGCCGTCGAGCACGCCGCAGCCGGCGACCGTGCCGATCTTCGGGACCTGGAAGAGCTCGCGCACCTCGGCGCGGCCGAGGACCTCCTCCTTGAAGGTCGGCGCCAGCATGCCGGCCATGGCCTTCTTGATGTCCTCGGTCACCTGGTAGATGATCCCGTAGAAGCGCATGTCGACCTGCTCGCGGGCGGCGATCGCCGCGACCTTGGGCTCCGGCCGGACGTTGAAGCCGATGACCACCGCGTTGGAGGCCGCGGCGAGCAGGATGTCCCCCTCGTTGATCGTGCCGACGCCCTTGTGGATGACGCGCACGCGCACCTGCTCGCCCGAGAGCTTCTCGAGCGCGTCGGTCAGCGCCTCGACCGAGCCCTGGACGTCGCCCTTGACGACGATCGGCAGTTCCTTCGTCTCGCCCTCGGCGACCCGGCTGAAGAAGTCCTGGAGGCTCACCCGCGGGCGGGCGACGACCTCCACCCGGGTCTTCTGCTCGCGCATCGCGACGATCTGGCGCGCCTTGCGCTCGTCGGCGACCACCTGGAAGGACTCGCCCGGCGCGGGCACGCCGGAGAGGCCGAGGACCTCGACCGGCGTGGACGGCGGCGCCTCGCGCAGGGCCTCGCCCGCCTCGTTGTAAATCGCGCGGACCTTGCCGGACTGCACGCCCGTCACGAAGAAGTCGCCGACGCGCAGCGTCCCGTCCTGGACGAGCACCGTGGCCACCGGGCCGCGGCCGCGGTCGAGCTTGGACTCGACGACGGTGCCGCGGCAGGGCTTGTCGGGGTTCGCCTTGAGCTCGAGCACCTCGGCCTGCAAGAGGATCATCTCGAGCAGGTCCTCGATGCCGACGCCCTTCTTGGCCGAGACCTCGACGTAGATCGTCTGGCCGCCCCAGGCCTCGGGGATCAGGCCGCGCTCGGCCAGCTGCGTCAGCACCTGCTCGGGCTTGGCCCCGGGCTTGTCGATCTTGTTGACGGCGACGATGATCGGCACGCCGGCGGCGCGCGCGTGGTCCAGCGCCTCGACCGTCTGCGGCATGACCCCGTCGTCGGCGGCCACCACGAGCACGACGATGTCCGTGACCTTGGCGCCGCGGGCGCGCATCGCCGTGAAGGCCTCGTGGCCGGGGGTGTCGAGGAAGACGACCGAGCCCTTCGGGGTCACGACGTGGTAGGCGCCGATGTGCTGGGTGATCCCGCCCTTCTCCGTCTCGGTGACGCTCGTCTTGCGGATCGCGTCGAGCAGCGAGGTCTTCCCGTGGTCGACGTGCCCCATGATCGTCACGACGGGGGCGCGCGGGGAGAGCGTGCCGGTCTCGGCCTCGGCGGCGAAACCCTCCTCCTCGAGCGCGACCTTCTGGACGACCACGCCGAACTCCTTCGCCACGGCGCTCGCACTGTCGAAGTCGAGGAACTGGTTCACGGTGTACATGCGCCCCTTGAGCATCATCCGCTTGATGATGTCGTTGACCTTCACGCCGACCTTGTCCGCGAGGTCCTTCA
The bacterium genome window above contains:
- the rbfA gene encoding 30S ribosome-binding factor RbfA, producing the protein MKQYRRSERFNKLLLEELSDIVQHGLKDPRIGFVSFTRVETTEDLRSAKIHVSLLDEAQAPDTLEALRHAAGMIRGELMHRIQARRIPELRFVHDRSIAHSVHIAEVLDQLKRERDGGAPGGGEGEGGPGDTEGGA
- the infB gene encoding translation initiation factor IF-2, which translates into the protein PAATRPAAPPPVVVAPPPPPAAPPVAPTPIQVSEGITVKDLADKVGVKVNDIIKRMMLKGRMYTVNQFLDFDSASAVAKEFGVVVQKVALEEEGFAAEAETGTLSPRAPVVTIMGHVDHGKTSLLDAIRKTSVTETEKGGITQHIGAYHVVTPKGSVVFLDTPGHEAFTAMRARGAKVTDIVVLVVAADDGVMPQTVEALDHARAAGVPIIVAVNKIDKPGAKPEQVLTQLAERGLIPEAWGGQTIYVEVSAKKGVGIEDLLEMILLQAEVLELKANPDKPCRGTVVESKLDRGRGPVATVLVQDGTLRVGDFFVTGVQSGKVRAIYNEAGEALREAPPSTPVEVLGLSGVPAPGESFQVVADERKARQIVAMREQKTRVEVVARPRVSLQDFFSRVAEGETKELPIVVKGDVQGSVEALTDALEKLSGEQVRVRVIHKGVGTINEGDILLAAASNAVVIGFNVRPEPKVAAIAAREQVDMRFYGIIYQVTEDIKKAMAGMLAPTFKEEVLGRAEVRELFQVPKIGTVAGCGVLDGKVTRTAEVRVIRDGIVVYTGKIGSLRRFKDDVREVAAGYECGISVENFNDLKKGDVIEAFTQVQVAPTLA
- a CDS encoding bifunctional oligoribonuclease/PAP phosphatase NrnA; the encoded protein is MRRDRAAILRLLRGGGRFLLTSHVNPDGDSVASQCALRLILARRGADADIVNSHPVPRVYRFLPGADAITDRRPRDWRRYRAVIVLDCGDARRASGLLDPRPPLPVVNIDHHATNPGFGDLNWVVPDACSTSEIVHGLAAGLGVRADGDIATALYTGILTDTGSFRHGNATPRAFRIASALVGTGIDTAGIAQAVYESVPYETLRALGQTLAGLRRAAGGRIAWITLPRRLLASLASPAESEEWAGYPRSLDTAVLAVCFKEVTAGTVRLSFRSKGAIDVAALAARWGGGGHRNAAGATIAGTLAAAERE
- a CDS encoding DUF503 domain-containing protein gives rise to the protein MVVGICTIGLAIAENHDLKGKRQVLRSIKDRVRNRFNVSIAEVDDLDLWQSATLGVACVNKDRDMVERTLAHVATFVEGLNLASVEDVSVEIL